A window of Megalobrama amblycephala isolate DHTTF-2021 unplaced genomic scaffold, ASM1881202v1 scaffold430, whole genome shotgun sequence contains these coding sequences:
- the LOC125261544 gene encoding uncharacterized protein LOC125261544 — MYHIVEFVNSKEVEVVHSNWLEGGKSFWPPFVSLAKLRRATKDGVMPGADWTRFRVRVMYSHDVYEIACAKLLEATITSDLNTEDEDNRPEYMKRKNRECKRIVSSSEEEEEEQGRTAALRAPTKKKTYTQLAPAPCIPSLGALGEWSQPAGQGFWSPGHISETTVDPPSDANNSAASPRASPLSANITALSPPSWSPVSITNSLSATPTDTPTHAAAGRSQSSDQTGFQLTPQVYDTQHRSSREAVPTAIAKEILIQLDSIREQQLLILVQLQKISSSQAVPDFTPDPTHFGPPLSTIEELQCLEETLKNPEEKKNLTVLLGMVGGMTLKDTVGRVLKRTMNSSLARLINWSGANRKPAFKGLTLKSVVLDAVRRNALTKDNTEKEIELLITRWLQLASDRDGGRSQRANRQTMN, encoded by the exons ATGTATCATATCGTGGAGTTTGTCAATTCAAAGGAGGTTGAAGTTGTCCACTCTAATTGGCTGGAAGGAGGCAAAAGTTTCTGGCCCCCTTTTGTATCTCTTGCAAAGCTCCGTAGGGCAACTAAAGATGGGGTGATGCCAGGTGCTGACTGGACTCGATTCAGAGTCCGTGTGATGTATTCACATG ACGTGTATGAGATTGCCTGTGCAAAGCTGCTAGAGGCAACAATTACCTCTGATCTAAATACTGAAGATGAGGACAACAGGCCAGAGTACATGAAGAGAAAGAATAG AGAATGTAAAAGAATTGTAAGCAGCagtgaagaggaggaagaggagcaggGAAGGACCGCTGCACTTCGTGCCCCAACCAAAAAGAAAACTTACACTCAACTTGCACCAGCCCCCTGCATCCCATCTCTTGGTG CTCTAGGTGAATGGAGTCAGCCAGCTGGTCAAGGTTTTTGGTCCCCAGGCCATATTTCAGAGACCACAGTGGATCCCCCTTCTGATGCAAACAACTCGGCAGCAAGTCCGCGGGCTTCTCCCCTTTCAGCGAACATCACAGCGCTTAGTCCACCATCGTGGTCTCCAGTCTCCATTACCAACAGCCTGAGTGCTACACCTACTGACACCCCAACCCATGCAGCAGCTGGCAGAAGTCAGTCATCAGACCAAACTGGATTTCAA cTCACACCACAAGTATATGACACACAACACAGGTCTTCTCGGGAGGCTGTGCCTACAG CAATTGCTAAGGAGATTCTCATCCAGCTCGATTCTATTAGGGAGCAGCAGTTGCTCATCCTGGTGCAGCTCCAAAAAATCTCCAGCAGTCAAGCAGTTCCAGACTTCACGCCAGACCCAACACATTTTGGGCCCCCACTTTCAACTATTGAGGAGCTCCAATGTTTGGAGGAGACATTAAAGAATCCAGAGGAGAAGAAGAATTTG ACTGTTCTTCTTGGAATGGTCGGAGGCATGACTCTTAAAGACACAGTGGGGCGGGTCCTGAAAAGAACAATGAACTCTTCGCTGGCGAGACTCATTAATTGGAGTGGGGCCAACCGAAAGCCTGCATTCAAAGGGCTCACTTTGAAAAGTGTGGTTCTTG ATGCAGTCCGCCGGAATGCCCTGACCAAAGATAATACAGAAAAGGAGATAGAGCTCCTCATCACCAGGTGGCTGCAGCTAGCATCTGATAGGGATGGTGGCAGAAGCCAGAGGGCGAATAGACAGACAATgaattaa
- the LOC125261546 gene encoding uncharacterized protein LOC125261546, whose translation MEPAGYPGHNGGQAVVGGRRGRRVDQRNGRGQAPLLRGGRGPRLRGVGECGRGQGHGPRQRQQQHRVSNEIRAIVVDHVINHGMTMTEAATMIQPNLRRSTVASIIRTFRNENRIVTRPNSGGRGKILTDQQEQAMVDLVRARNDIRLTEICQHILDNEDMFNNVGSISLPTIARILKRHQVSIKQLYCVPFERNADRVKKMRTEYVQRVMELDADDDHHKFIYLDEAGFNLAKTRRKGWNFIGHRATIQVPGQRGANITMCAAISEDGVVGRRPHIEPYNAALLVTFLDELNQVCRAEGVTYVIVWDNVRFHHAHVVQAWFQAHAQFTTLYLPPYSPFLNPIEEFFSTRFMIGNLMNKSLFYRSWMTPAMTSQQTSVRPGFAMPKGFFQDVWLMKTSIVM comes from the exons ATGGAGCCAGCAGGTTATCCAGGTCACAATGGAGGTCAAGCAGTGGTGGGAGGAAGACGAGGAAGACGTGTTGATCAAAGGAATGGCAGGGGACAGGCACCCCTTCTGAGAGGTGGTCGTGGGCCTCGTTTGAGAGGTGTGGGGGAATGTGGTAGAGGACAAGGCCACGGACCAAGACAGCGGCAGCAACAGCATAGAGTGTCCAATGAAATTCGGGCAATAGTTGTAGACCATGTCATAAATCATGGCATGACAATGACTGAGGCGGCTACAATGATACAACCAAACCTCAGAAGGTCAACCGTGGCCTCAATAATCAGAACTTTCCGCAATGAGAACCG AATTGTGACCAGGCCAAATAGTGGAGGCAGAGGCAAAATTCTAACTGACCAACAAGAGCAGGCCATGGTCGATTTGGTTCGGGCCAGAAATGATATTCGCCTTACAGAAATTTGCCAGCATATCTTGGACAATGAAGACATGTTCAACAATGTGGGATCCATAAGTTTGCCGACTATTGCACGCATACTGAAAAGGCACCAGGTATCTATAAAACAACTATACTGTGTGCCTTTCGAAAGAAATGCAGACAGAGTGAAGAAAATGAGGACTGAGTATGTTCAG agGGTGATGGAGCTGGATGCTGATGATGACCATCACAAATTCATATATTTGGATGAGGCAGGTTTTAATCTGGCCAAGACAAGGAGGAAAGGTTGGAATTTCATTGGCCACCGGGCAACCATCCAAGTACCTGGACAACGTGGGGCCAACATTACCATGTGTGCGGCTATATCAGAAGATGGTGTGGTGGGACGCAGACCTCATATTGAACCATATAATGCAGCTCTTCTTGTCACCTTTCTTGATGAGCTCAATCAAGTTTGTAGAGCTGAAGGTGTGACCTATGTCATTGTGTGGGACAATGTCAGGTTCCATCATGCTCATGTGGTGCAAGCATGGTTTCAGGCCCATGCACAATTTACCACCCTGTATTTACCCCCATACTCTCCCTTCCTTAACCCGATTGAGGAATTTTTCTCCACAAGGTTCATGATAGGCAACCTCATGAACAAGTCACTCTTCTACAGGTCATGGATGACGCCTGCAATGACATCCCAGCAGACCAGTGTCAGGCCTGGATTCGCCATGCCCAAAGGTTTTTTCCAAGATGTTTGGCTAATGAAAACATCCATTGTGATGTAG